Proteins encoded together in one Kutzneria kofuensis window:
- a CDS encoding MarR family winged helix-turn-helix transcriptional regulator: MAEPESTEPSLASRLRLAVVRLNRRLRAQRTNSSVTLTQVSALSALRKCGPLTPGELAAKEGVQPPSMTRVIAALEDYGFVSRRPHPTDGRQAIVELTEQGTAYLRAEVSAREAWLDSRLADLDSDDRELLARAAEIIDRMAGQ, translated from the coding sequence ATGGCGGAACCCGAGTCGACCGAGCCGTCGCTGGCCAGCCGGTTGCGGCTGGCCGTGGTGCGGCTCAACCGTCGGCTGCGGGCCCAGCGCACCAACTCGTCGGTCACGCTGACCCAGGTCTCGGCCCTGTCCGCGCTGCGCAAGTGCGGGCCGCTGACCCCGGGCGAGCTGGCCGCGAAGGAAGGTGTCCAGCCCCCGTCGATGACCAGGGTGATCGCGGCGCTCGAGGACTACGGCTTCGTGTCCCGGCGCCCGCACCCCACCGACGGCCGGCAGGCCATCGTCGAGCTGACCGAACAGGGCACCGCCTACCTGCGGGCCGAGGTGTCGGCCAGGGAAGCCTGGCTGGACTCGCGCCTCGCGGATTTGGATTCCGACGATCGGGAGCTGCTCGCCAGGGCGGCGGAGATCATCGACCGGATGGCGGGCCAGTAA
- a CDS encoding superoxide dismutase, whose product MAQYVLPDLDYDYGALEPSIIGEINELHHSKHHAAYVKGANDTLEQIDEARDKAAFGSIVGLETTLAFHLAGHALHQVWWKNLSPNGGDKPTGELAQAIDEFFGSFDGLRAQLGAAASTIQGSGWGILAWEPVGRRLITQQLKDHHSNLSIATTPLLVFDIWEHAYYLQYRNLKADYIGALWNVVNWTDVNERFEAARAGKNGLQLTP is encoded by the coding sequence ATGGCCCAGTACGTACTGCCCGACCTCGACTACGACTACGGCGCGCTCGAACCGTCGATCATCGGCGAGATCAACGAGCTGCATCACAGCAAGCACCACGCCGCCTACGTCAAGGGCGCCAACGACACGCTCGAGCAGATCGACGAGGCCCGGGACAAGGCCGCGTTCGGCTCCATCGTCGGGCTGGAGACCACGCTCGCGTTCCACCTGGCCGGCCACGCCCTGCACCAGGTGTGGTGGAAGAACCTGAGCCCGAACGGCGGCGACAAGCCGACCGGCGAGCTGGCCCAGGCGATCGACGAGTTCTTCGGCTCGTTCGACGGGCTGCGGGCCCAGCTGGGCGCGGCCGCCAGCACGATCCAGGGCTCCGGCTGGGGCATCCTGGCCTGGGAGCCGGTCGGCCGGCGGCTGATCACCCAGCAGCTCAAGGACCACCACTCCAACCTGTCGATCGCCACCACGCCGCTGCTGGTGTTCGACATCTGGGAGCACGCGTACTACCTGCAGTACCGCAACCTCAAGGCGGACTACATCGGCGCGCTGTGGAACGTCGTGAACTGGACCGACGTCAACGAGCGCTTCGAGGCGGCGCGCGCCGGCAAGAACGGCCTGCAGCTGACCCCCTGA
- a CDS encoding MFS transporter: protein MPAYAGSTGTEQKHTSETPRTTGMFGSLRERNYRLFASGQIVSLIGTWMQRVAQDWLVLELSGKDPVALGVAAALQFLPTLFLSLWAGVLADRMDKRKLLMLLQASMGLCALGLGLLDVTGVAQLWQVYLFCLVLGCFSAVETPVRQSFVVEMVGKAQVTNAVALNSMTFNLARIVGPAIAGVLITLIGTGWVFIGNFVSFVGVLTGLALMDPSRLHRGTPAPRERGQLLEGLRYVRGRPDLVMLMVLVFLVSTFGMTFFTTLAVAAANVFHQDADGYGLLSTMLAVGTLSGATMAARRSTRGRPRLRMLFIGGLVFGALEVVLGVMPTYLAFGLMLIPIGAALMTFTTTANSTVQLSVSPQMRGRVMGLYMLVFLGGNPIGGPLTGWLADAFGGRAPFIAGGVLSLVATTACALVLMRRANISLRSLLWRRTVPEKV from the coding sequence GTGCCGGCATACGCGGGGAGCACCGGAACAGAGCAGAAGCACACCTCGGAGACCCCGCGCACGACCGGAATGTTCGGTTCGCTGCGTGAACGCAACTACCGGCTCTTCGCCAGCGGGCAGATCGTCTCGCTGATCGGCACCTGGATGCAGCGCGTCGCCCAGGACTGGCTGGTCCTGGAGCTGTCCGGCAAGGACCCGGTCGCGCTGGGCGTCGCCGCCGCGCTGCAGTTCTTACCCACGCTGTTCCTGTCCTTGTGGGCCGGCGTGCTGGCCGACCGGATGGACAAGCGCAAACTGCTGATGCTACTGCAGGCCTCGATGGGACTGTGCGCCCTGGGGCTGGGCCTGCTGGACGTCACCGGCGTCGCGCAGCTGTGGCAGGTGTACCTGTTCTGCCTGGTGCTGGGCTGCTTCTCCGCGGTGGAGACACCGGTGCGCCAGTCGTTCGTGGTCGAGATGGTCGGCAAGGCCCAGGTCACCAACGCCGTCGCGCTGAACTCGATGACCTTCAACCTGGCCCGGATCGTCGGCCCGGCCATCGCCGGCGTGCTGATCACGCTGATCGGCACCGGCTGGGTGTTCATCGGCAACTTCGTCAGCTTCGTCGGCGTGCTGACCGGGCTGGCCCTGATGGACCCGTCCCGGCTGCACCGCGGCACGCCCGCGCCGCGCGAGCGCGGCCAGCTGCTGGAGGGCCTGCGCTACGTGCGGGGACGGCCCGACCTGGTGATGCTGATGGTCCTGGTGTTCCTGGTCAGCACCTTCGGCATGACCTTCTTCACGACGCTCGCGGTGGCCGCGGCCAACGTCTTCCACCAGGACGCCGACGGCTACGGACTGCTGTCCACGATGCTCGCCGTCGGCACGCTCAGCGGCGCCACCATGGCCGCGCGACGCAGCACGCGCGGCCGACCCCGGCTGCGCATGCTGTTCATCGGCGGGCTGGTGTTCGGCGCGCTGGAGGTCGTGCTCGGCGTGATGCCGACGTACCTGGCGTTCGGGCTGATGCTGATCCCCATCGGCGCCGCGCTGATGACCTTCACGACGACGGCGAACAGCACCGTGCAGCTGTCGGTGTCGCCGCAGATGCGGGGCCGGGTGATGGGCCTGTACATGCTGGTCTTCCTCGGCGGCAACCCGATCGGCGGTCCCCTGACCGGCTGGTTGGCCGACGCCTTCGGCGGCCGGGCCCCGTTCATCGCCGGCGGCGTGCTGTCGCTGGTGGCGACGACCGCCTGCGCCCTGGTCCTGATGCGACGGGCGAACATCAGCCTGCGGTCGCTGCTGTGGCGGCGGACGGTCCCGGAAAAGGTGTGA
- a CDS encoding ABC transporter permease produces MISSSVGWLPLLIVCLVFTAAAAVVVKAGRLWEPWPIILAAGRAVLQLAVVSAVITAVLASLGLTGGFLLLMAVVATATSAARTGVGWRGAWVGLAIVAGVIPALALLLGTGLLPPTGIALVPMGGILIGGGMTATTLSVRRALDTLKQRHGEYEAALALGFTEPVAIRELVRKPAADALLPALDQTRTVGLVTLPGAFVGMLLGGSPVWLAGALQLVVLLGLLAVESLAIVIVVELVAHGRVSRLDRQRR; encoded by the coding sequence GTGATCTCGAGCTCGGTGGGGTGGCTGCCGCTACTGATCGTCTGCCTCGTCTTCACGGCGGCGGCCGCGGTGGTGGTGAAGGCGGGCCGGCTGTGGGAGCCGTGGCCGATCATCCTGGCCGCCGGACGGGCGGTGTTGCAGCTGGCGGTCGTCTCCGCGGTCATCACGGCGGTGCTGGCCTCGCTGGGCCTGACCGGCGGTTTCCTGCTGCTGATGGCCGTCGTGGCGACGGCGACGTCGGCGGCGCGAACCGGCGTGGGCTGGCGCGGCGCCTGGGTGGGGCTGGCGATCGTGGCGGGCGTGATCCCGGCGCTGGCGCTGCTGCTGGGCACGGGCCTGCTGCCGCCGACGGGCATCGCGCTGGTGCCGATGGGCGGCATCCTGATCGGTGGCGGCATGACGGCGACGACGCTGTCGGTGCGCCGCGCGCTGGACACGCTCAAGCAGCGGCACGGTGAGTACGAGGCGGCGCTGGCGCTGGGCTTCACCGAGCCGGTGGCGATCCGGGAGCTGGTGCGCAAGCCGGCGGCCGACGCCCTGCTGCCGGCGCTGGACCAGACCCGCACGGTCGGCCTCGTCACCCTTCCGGGTGCTTTTGTCGGCATGCTGCTCGGCGGTTCGCCGGTGTGGCTGGCGGGGGCGTTGCAGCTGGTCGTGCTGCTCGGGTTGCTGGCGGTGGAGTCGCTGGCCATCGTGATCGTGGTGGAGCTCGTCGCCCACGGTCGGGTCAGCCGCCTTGACCGACAGCGAAGGTAA
- a CDS encoding MarR family winged helix-turn-helix transcriptional regulator has protein sequence MEDTSNPLLLKDQLCFSLYAASRSVTALYRPLLDELGLTYPQYLVLLVLWEHGDSPVKDLGAALQLDYGTLSPLLKRLEANGLVRRERRADDERSVRVALTDEGRALRDRALSVPPVVGTAMGLKDEEFDVLRDLLTRLTTSVQAYTA, from the coding sequence ATGGAAGACACGAGCAACCCGTTGCTGCTGAAGGACCAGCTGTGCTTCTCGCTGTACGCGGCGAGCCGCTCGGTCACAGCCCTCTACCGGCCGCTGCTGGACGAGCTGGGGCTGACCTATCCGCAGTACCTGGTCCTGCTGGTGCTCTGGGAACACGGCGACAGTCCGGTCAAGGACCTCGGCGCCGCGCTGCAGTTGGACTACGGCACGCTGTCGCCGCTGCTCAAGCGGCTGGAGGCGAACGGGCTGGTGCGCCGCGAGCGGCGGGCCGACGATGAGCGCTCGGTGCGGGTCGCGCTCACCGACGAGGGCCGGGCGCTGCGCGACCGCGCGCTGTCGGTGCCGCCGGTGGTCGGCACCGCGATGGGCCTGAAGGACGAGGAGTTCGACGTCCTGCGCGACCTGCTGACGCGCCTGACGACGTCGGTGCAGGCCTACACGGCGTGA
- a CDS encoding alpha/beta hydrolase, which translates to MSVVLEPAAKEFAEATANPPYLFDLGPVEGRKTVDGVQAGEIDKPEVDVEELTVGDVPVRITRPVGASGPLPVIIYIHGAGWVFGNAHTHDRLVRELTVKTGAAVVFPEYSLSPEARYPVAINQNYAVAKWVAEHGAEHNLDSSRVAVAGDSVGGNMTAALTLMAKETGEFSFKQQVLFYPVTDAAFDTESYHQFAEGYFLRRDAMQWFWDQYTTSEEDRAQITASPLRATVEQLRDLPPALVITGDADVLRDEGEAYANKLREAGVPVTAVRYQGIIHDFVMLNALRGTHAADAAINQAAEFLARALA; encoded by the coding sequence ATGAGCGTCGTTCTGGAGCCGGCCGCCAAGGAGTTCGCCGAGGCCACCGCCAACCCGCCGTACCTGTTCGACCTGGGTCCCGTCGAGGGCCGCAAGACCGTCGACGGGGTGCAGGCCGGCGAGATCGACAAGCCCGAGGTGGACGTCGAGGAGTTGACCGTCGGCGACGTGCCGGTGCGCATCACCCGGCCGGTCGGCGCCAGCGGCCCGCTGCCCGTGATCATCTACATCCACGGCGCCGGCTGGGTGTTCGGCAACGCCCACACCCACGACCGGCTGGTGCGCGAGCTGACCGTGAAGACGGGCGCGGCCGTGGTGTTCCCCGAGTACAGCCTGTCGCCCGAGGCCCGCTACCCCGTCGCGATCAACCAGAACTACGCCGTGGCCAAGTGGGTGGCCGAGCACGGCGCCGAGCACAACCTGGACAGCAGCCGCGTCGCGGTGGCCGGCGACTCGGTCGGCGGCAACATGACCGCGGCGCTGACCCTGATGGCCAAGGAGACCGGCGAGTTCTCCTTCAAGCAGCAGGTGCTGTTCTACCCGGTGACCGACGCCGCGTTCGACACCGAGTCGTACCACCAGTTCGCCGAGGGCTACTTCCTGCGCCGCGACGCCATGCAGTGGTTCTGGGACCAGTACACGACCAGCGAGGAAGATCGTGCGCAGATCACCGCTTCGCCGCTCCGGGCCACCGTGGAGCAGCTCCGCGACCTGCCGCCGGCCCTGGTGATCACCGGCGATGCCGACGTGCTGCGGGACGAGGGCGAGGCCTACGCCAACAAGCTGCGCGAGGCCGGCGTCCCCGTGACGGCCGTGCGCTACCAGGGCATCATCCACGACTTCGTGATGCTGAACGCCCTGCGCGGCACGCACGCCGCCGACGCCGCGATCAACCAGGCCGCCGAGTTCCTGGCTCGCGCGCTGGCCTGA
- a CDS encoding DUF2530 domain-containing protein, with protein sequence MAEKSKEEHGNDLVTAPTPPPLPRALTDPVPVVVVGTVAFLVAFVIMLLVGAPPLWTWSCLAGFGLGFVGYGVFRWQRSAARRGSRTAQEGLL encoded by the coding sequence GTGGCCGAGAAGTCCAAAGAGGAGCACGGTAACGACCTGGTTACCGCACCCACCCCGCCGCCGCTGCCCCGGGCGCTGACCGACCCGGTGCCGGTGGTCGTCGTCGGCACCGTCGCCTTCCTCGTCGCCTTCGTGATCATGCTCTTGGTCGGCGCCCCACCCCTGTGGACCTGGTCCTGCCTCGCCGGCTTCGGCCTGGGCTTCGTCGGCTACGGCGTCTTCCGCTGGCAGCGCTCCGCCGCCCGCCGTGGCTCCCGCACCGCCCAGGAGGGACTGCTCTAG
- a CDS encoding NCS2 family permease: MRANALDRFFKISERGSSIGREVRGGLVTFVAMAYIVVLNPLIIGSFSANDPGAHKDVLGGILPVPQVAAVTALVAGVMTILMGLLANYPFALATGLGLNSLVAVTIAPQVTWPEAMGLVLVEGLIIVLLVFTGFRTAVFNAVPAELKSAIAVGIGLFISLIGLVDAGFVRRLPDAAHTTVPVGLGINGSIGSWPTFVFVIGLVITGILVARKVRGAILIGVLASTVLAIVVEAIFHAGPSNGTNPQGWDLGYPALPQQILGLPDLSLVGHVSFGAWTRLPAITVLLLVFTLVLADFFDAMGTMTGLGKEAGLLRADGQLPKVGPALFVEGLAGAAGGFGSASSNTVFVESASGIAEGARTGLANIVTGVLFLAAMFLTPLYQVVPVEAAAPALVIVGALMIRQATGIDFTDFRIALPAFLTIVVMPFTYSIANGIGAGFISYVLLAVATGGARKVHPLMWVVAVAFVAYFAVGPIETALAGS; the protein is encoded by the coding sequence ATGAGGGCGAACGCGCTGGACCGGTTCTTCAAGATCAGCGAACGCGGCTCGTCGATCGGACGGGAGGTCCGCGGCGGGCTGGTGACATTCGTCGCGATGGCCTACATCGTGGTGCTCAACCCGCTGATCATCGGGAGCTTCTCGGCGAACGACCCGGGGGCGCACAAGGACGTCCTCGGCGGCATCCTGCCGGTGCCGCAGGTGGCGGCGGTCACGGCCCTGGTCGCGGGCGTGATGACGATCCTGATGGGGCTGCTGGCCAACTATCCGTTCGCGCTGGCCACCGGCCTCGGCCTGAACAGCCTGGTCGCGGTCACCATCGCCCCGCAGGTGACCTGGCCGGAGGCGATGGGCCTGGTCCTGGTCGAGGGCCTGATCATCGTGCTGCTGGTCTTCACGGGCTTCCGCACGGCGGTGTTCAACGCGGTGCCGGCGGAGCTGAAGTCGGCGATCGCGGTCGGCATCGGCCTGTTCATCTCGCTGATCGGCCTGGTCGACGCGGGCTTCGTGCGCCGGCTGCCGGACGCGGCGCACACGACGGTGCCGGTGGGCCTGGGCATCAACGGCTCGATCGGGTCCTGGCCGACCTTCGTCTTCGTGATCGGCCTGGTGATCACCGGCATCCTGGTCGCGCGCAAGGTCCGCGGCGCGATCCTGATCGGCGTGCTCGCCTCGACGGTGCTCGCGATCGTGGTGGAGGCGATCTTCCACGCCGGCCCGTCCAACGGCACCAACCCGCAGGGCTGGGACCTGGGCTACCCGGCGCTGCCGCAGCAGATCCTCGGCCTGCCCGACCTGTCGCTCGTCGGTCACGTCTCGTTCGGCGCCTGGACCCGGCTGCCGGCGATCACCGTGCTGCTGCTGGTCTTCACGCTGGTGCTGGCCGACTTCTTCGACGCCATGGGCACGATGACCGGCCTGGGCAAGGAGGCCGGGCTGCTGCGGGCGGACGGCCAGCTGCCGAAGGTCGGGCCCGCGCTGTTCGTGGAGGGCCTGGCCGGCGCGGCCGGCGGCTTCGGCTCGGCCAGCTCGAACACGGTGTTCGTGGAGTCGGCGTCCGGCATCGCCGAGGGCGCGCGCACCGGCCTGGCCAACATCGTCACGGGCGTGCTGTTCCTGGCGGCGATGTTCCTCACGCCGCTGTACCAGGTGGTGCCGGTGGAGGCGGCCGCGCCGGCGCTGGTGATCGTCGGCGCGCTGATGATCAGGCAGGCCACCGGCATCGACTTCACCGACTTCCGGATCGCGCTGCCGGCGTTCCTGACCATCGTGGTGATGCCGTTCACGTACTCCATCGCCAACGGCATCGGCGCCGGCTTCATCAGCTACGTCCTGCTGGCCGTGGCCACCGGCGGGGCGCGCAAGGTGCACCCGCTGATGTGGGTGGTGGCTGTGGCGTTCGTCGCGTACTTCGCGGTGGGCCCGATCGAGACGGCCCTGGCCGGTAGTTAG